A region from the Tahibacter amnicola genome encodes:
- a CDS encoding PEP/pyruvate-binding domain-containing protein, with the protein MLSEFGIPVPPGFVVDSAALAGRHRGEVLNEALVASLVDALDVRGWNDVPLAVRSSAASEDSTRTSFAGVYKTHLHVRGMPDLVHAVQAVLDSYWSPAAAAYRERFGLSDETARMAIIVMPMLAPVASGVAFTCDPVAGREDQLIIHANWGLGDSLVGGLAEADEYRLQVGYPQENLSLVGQTCGSKARMTVPRAGGGTELADTPDHLVSRAALSAAQAIELGELVRELATTLDYSRPFYDVEWVWDGERFWIVQARPITVRNRQTYAALKTQPTVWSRGNSRDVVPDPLPALDRSVSLPLINHMLTRSAARAGYATLPGVQRTATHHGRVYFETSILQWESFDGFGVPPKVYNRLLGGHQPEITVPEPTLGDRVRRAWHGMRFLQACVRPRLQARAILAAAHQAAANHLEQPLPGNPRELAERLRARVMATRTNDDLLLLQAAGSAMLVLLDLLEGHFPGEGGARAASLMSGGEPSVTAAQGHALVQLAQIAAADPVALAWLQSPQRDGREWRQRLGRDSAFGHGLEAFLQRYGHRAVYESYLQHPRWREDPGFILDAVASLIDGGVEPGRESVSNGNAARERVLAQLPIWDRPLVPWLVKMAIAERNMREGARSALTAQLGVMRRIVTALADQCVAAGHLESANDVFHLTWMELQALAEGRLAAQHAMQRVRLRRRQFAAFAAADAPDVILESGGSLSASRPAARTATPGAEEWQGVVVASGFAKGAAVLAHHPGEALNLAAGSVLVAPATDPSWTPAFFKASAIVMETGGYLSHGAIVARELGIPAVANVPGILGALKSGDDLEVDANQGLVRRVAPGS; encoded by the coding sequence TGTCCGAGTTCGGCATTCCCGTGCCGCCGGGCTTTGTCGTCGACTCTGCCGCGTTGGCCGGACGCCATCGCGGCGAAGTGTTGAATGAGGCGCTGGTCGCCTCGCTGGTCGATGCGTTGGACGTGCGCGGCTGGAACGACGTGCCGCTTGCGGTCCGATCGTCCGCGGCGAGCGAAGATTCGACGCGCACTTCGTTTGCGGGCGTCTATAAAACCCACCTCCATGTGCGCGGAATGCCCGACCTGGTGCACGCTGTGCAAGCGGTCCTGGATTCGTACTGGAGCCCGGCCGCTGCGGCGTATCGCGAGCGGTTCGGACTGTCCGACGAAACGGCGCGGATGGCAATCATCGTGATGCCGATGCTGGCGCCGGTAGCGTCGGGCGTGGCCTTTACCTGCGATCCCGTCGCCGGACGCGAAGATCAGCTCATCATTCATGCGAATTGGGGGCTGGGCGACAGTCTGGTCGGCGGGCTCGCCGAAGCCGACGAGTACCGGCTCCAGGTGGGCTACCCGCAGGAAAATCTCTCGCTGGTGGGTCAGACCTGCGGGTCGAAAGCCCGGATGACCGTGCCCCGCGCTGGCGGGGGCACCGAACTGGCGGATACGCCCGATCATCTTGTTTCCCGTGCTGCATTGAGTGCGGCGCAGGCGATCGAGCTTGGCGAGCTTGTCCGCGAGCTGGCGACGACACTGGACTACTCCAGGCCGTTTTACGACGTGGAATGGGTTTGGGACGGGGAAAGGTTCTGGATCGTGCAGGCCAGGCCGATCACGGTGCGCAACCGGCAGACGTATGCGGCGCTCAAGACTCAGCCCACGGTCTGGTCCCGCGGCAATTCCCGCGATGTCGTGCCGGATCCGCTTCCGGCGCTGGACCGCAGCGTGTCGCTGCCGCTGATCAACCATATGCTGACCCGGAGCGCCGCGCGTGCCGGATATGCGACGCTCCCGGGCGTGCAGCGGACCGCCACGCATCACGGCCGTGTCTATTTCGAGACCTCGATACTCCAATGGGAGTCGTTCGACGGCTTTGGCGTGCCGCCGAAGGTATACAACCGCCTGCTGGGCGGACATCAGCCGGAGATCACGGTTCCAGAGCCCACGCTTGGCGACCGGGTGCGGCGTGCGTGGCACGGCATGCGCTTCCTGCAGGCCTGTGTGCGTCCGCGGCTCCAGGCAAGGGCCATACTCGCGGCCGCTCACCAGGCGGCGGCGAACCACCTTGAACAACCCTTGCCCGGCAACCCTCGCGAACTCGCGGAGCGGCTGCGTGCACGCGTCATGGCCACGCGCACCAACGACGATCTCCTGCTGTTGCAAGCGGCCGGCAGCGCGATGCTGGTACTGCTCGACTTGCTGGAAGGACACTTCCCGGGAGAAGGCGGCGCCCGCGCTGCCTCGCTCATGAGCGGTGGCGAACCCAGTGTGACGGCGGCGCAGGGGCATGCGCTCGTACAGTTGGCGCAGATCGCCGCCGCAGATCCTGTTGCGCTTGCGTGGCTGCAGTCGCCGCAGCGCGACGGACGGGAATGGCGTCAACGGCTGGGTCGCGATAGCGCGTTTGGTCATGGCCTCGAAGCATTCTTGCAGCGATATGGCCACCGTGCTGTCTACGAAAGCTACCTCCAGCATCCGCGATGGCGGGAGGATCCCGGCTTCATCCTGGATGCTGTCGCTTCCTTGATCGACGGTGGTGTTGAACCCGGTCGCGAATCGGTCTCCAACGGCAACGCGGCGCGGGAGCGCGTTCTCGCGCAATTGCCGATCTGGGACCGGCCGCTTGTTCCATGGCTGGTGAAAATGGCAATCGCCGAACGCAACATGCGTGAGGGCGCGCGCAGCGCATTGACGGCCCAGTTGGGTGTCATGCGGCGGATTGTCACGGCGCTGGCTGACCAGTGCGTCGCTGCCGGGCATCTGGAGTCGGCAAATGACGTGTTCCACCTCACCTGGATGGAGTTGCAGGCGCTGGCAGAGGGGCGACTGGCCGCGCAACACGCCATGCAGCGCGTTCGCCTGCGTCGTCGTCAATTCGCTGCATTTGCGGCCGCCGACGCGCCCGACGTCATTCTGGAATCCGGTGGTTCGCTGTCTGCGAGCCGCCCTGCCGCGCGGACCGCGACGCCGGGCGCTGAGGAATGGCAGGGGGTCGTGGTCGCCAGTGGCTTTGCAAAAGGCGCCGCGGTGCTTGCTCATCACCCCGGCGAAGCACTGAATCTGGCGGCCGGTTCCGTCCTCGTGGCGCCCGCCACCGATCCCTCATGGACGCCGGCCTTTTTCAAGGCAAGCGCCATCGTGATGGAAACGGGAGGCTATCTCTCTCACGGCGCAATTGTTGCCCGCGAACTGGGGATTCCGGCAGTCGCGAATGTCCCCGGGATTCTCGGGGCATTGAAGAGCGGCGATGACCTGGAAGTTGACGCGAACCAGGGCCTGGTCAGGCGTGTGGCCCCGGGCTCCTGA